One window from the genome of Cryobacterium sp. GrIS_2_6 encodes:
- a CDS encoding FGGY-family carbohydrate kinase yields MSTSSTVSPGDSARDDLRAGRLSLGIELGSTRIKACLIGDDPSQVIAVGSHEWDNEFVGQVWTYSLENVWSGLQAAYADLIDNAESRYGLRPDGFAAIGVSAMMHGYLAFDAAGDLLAPFRTWRNTTTGPAAAELTDLFGVNIPLRWSIAHLRQAVLDDEPHVPEIAFLTTLAGYVHWRLTGRKVLGVGDASGMFPIDALTKTYDAELVARYDGLSAAGTPGSGIVDLLPEVLVAGQPAGALTEQGARLLDPTGTLKPGAALCPPEGDAGTGMVATRSVAPRSGNVSAGTSIFAMVVLERPLENVHHELDVVTTPAGDPVAMVHCNNGASELATWVGLFARFAAVAGQPLASDVVFDALFREALEGEADAGGLLAYNHLAGEPIAGLSEGRPLVVRTPDSRLTLANFMRAQLYGVFGTLSLGMRVLADEGVVIEEMFAHGGMFRTAGVAQRFLAGALGTPVTVTETASEGGAWGIAVLASYLRAAEHGQSLDDYLDEQVFANTAFDTTQPDPTDVAGFTTYLARYSAGLAVERTAVDALSLKEITL; encoded by the coding sequence GTGTCGACATCGAGTACCGTTTCCCCCGGCGATTCCGCACGAGACGACCTCCGTGCGGGGCGCCTCTCGCTCGGGATCGAACTGGGGTCGACCCGGATCAAGGCGTGCCTGATCGGCGACGACCCGTCCCAGGTGATCGCGGTCGGCAGTCACGAGTGGGACAACGAGTTCGTCGGACAGGTCTGGACCTATTCGCTCGAGAACGTGTGGTCTGGCTTGCAGGCGGCCTACGCCGACCTCATCGACAATGCCGAATCACGCTACGGCTTACGCCCGGACGGCTTCGCGGCGATCGGCGTCTCGGCCATGATGCACGGATACCTCGCGTTCGATGCGGCCGGCGACCTCCTCGCGCCCTTCAGAACCTGGCGGAACACGACGACCGGCCCTGCTGCCGCGGAACTCACCGACCTGTTCGGCGTGAACATCCCGCTGCGCTGGTCCATTGCACATCTCCGTCAGGCGGTCCTCGACGACGAACCGCACGTCCCCGAGATCGCCTTTCTCACCACCCTTGCCGGTTATGTGCACTGGCGGCTCACGGGTCGGAAAGTCCTGGGAGTCGGCGACGCATCGGGCATGTTCCCGATCGACGCGCTCACGAAGACCTACGATGCCGAGCTGGTGGCGCGATACGACGGGCTCTCCGCGGCCGGCACGCCCGGATCAGGCATCGTCGACCTGTTGCCGGAGGTGCTTGTGGCGGGTCAGCCCGCAGGGGCCCTGACCGAACAGGGTGCCCGGCTTCTCGACCCGACCGGCACGCTCAAGCCCGGCGCGGCCCTCTGCCCGCCCGAGGGTGACGCCGGAACGGGAATGGTCGCGACCCGATCTGTCGCCCCCCGCTCGGGCAATGTCAGTGCGGGCACGAGTATCTTCGCCATGGTCGTGCTCGAACGACCGCTCGAGAATGTGCACCACGAGCTCGACGTTGTCACGACTCCCGCCGGGGACCCCGTCGCGATGGTCCACTGCAACAACGGTGCGAGCGAACTCGCGACCTGGGTCGGCCTCTTCGCCCGGTTCGCCGCGGTCGCCGGCCAGCCGCTCGCCAGCGATGTCGTGTTCGACGCGCTGTTCCGCGAAGCACTCGAGGGCGAGGCGGACGCCGGTGGGCTGTTGGCCTACAATCACCTGGCGGGCGAGCCGATCGCCGGCCTCAGCGAGGGCAGACCCCTCGTCGTGCGCACGCCGGACAGCCGGCTGACGCTCGCGAACTTCATGCGGGCCCAGCTCTACGGCGTTTTCGGCACGCTCAGCCTCGGGATGCGCGTCCTTGCCGACGAGGGCGTCGTGATCGAGGAGATGTTCGCCCACGGCGGCATGTTCCGCACCGCAGGGGTCGCGCAGCGATTCCTCGCCGGGGCGCTCGGCACCCCCGTCACCGTGACCGAAACGGCCTCGGAAGGCGGCGCCTGGGGCATCGCGGTGCTGGCGTCCTACCTGCGGGCCGCCGAGCACGGCCAGAGCCTCGACGACTACCTCGACGAACAGGTCTTCGCGAACACCGCGTTCGACACTACCCAGCCGGATCCGACAGACGTCGCCGGATTCACCACCTACCTTGCACGCTATTCCGCCGGCCTCGCCGTCGAACGTACCGCCGTTGACGCACTCTCACTGAAGGAAATCACCCTATGA